A region of Arabidopsis thaliana chromosome 5, partial sequence DNA encodes the following proteins:
- a CDS encoding acyl carrier protein (BEST Arabidopsis thaliana protein match is: mitochondrial acyl carrier protein 2 (TAIR:AT1G65290.1); Has 1807 Blast hits to 1807 proteins in 277 species: Archae - 0; Bacteria - 0; Metazoa - 736; Fungi - 347; Plants - 385; Viruses - 0; Other Eukaryotes - 339 (source: NCBI BLink).), translated as MAARGALLKYLIVNVTPSLQISSRITSPPLYVLLRRFSKEVRAFLYTSEVTYRFLSIVKNFQKFEPSKVFSDSYL; from the coding sequence ATGGCGGCGAGAGGTGCTCTGCTTAAATATCTCATTGTCAATGTCACACCTTCTCTTCAAATCTCAAGCCGTATCACTTCCCCTCCTTTGTATGTTCTTCTTCGGCGTTTCTCTAAAGAAGTTAGAGCATTCCTCTACACATCTGAAGTCACATATCGCTTTCTCTCTATCGTcaaaaacttccaaaaattTGAGCCTTCTAAAGTATTTTCAGATTCTTACCTCTGA
- a CDS encoding Eukaryotic aspartyl protease family protein (Eukaryotic aspartyl protease family protein; FUNCTIONS IN: aspartic-type endopeptidase activity; INVOLVED IN: proteolysis; LOCATED IN: anchored to membrane; EXPRESSED IN: 7 plant structures; EXPRESSED DURING: L mature pollen stage, M germinated pollen stage, 4 anthesis, petal differentiation and expansion stage; CONTAINS InterPro DOMAIN/s: Peptidase aspartic (InterPro:IPR021109), Peptidase aspartic, catalytic (InterPro:IPR009007), Peptidase A1 (InterPro:IPR001461); BEST Arabidopsis thaliana protein match is: Eukaryotic aspartyl protease family protein (TAIR:AT1G65240.1); Has 4213 Blast hits to 4200 proteins in 361 species: Archae - 0; Bacteria - 0; Metazoa - 1149; Fungi - 904; Plants - 1912; Viruses - 0; Other Eukaryotes - 248 (source: NCBI BLink).), with protein MVTTMDPSRISRIVAVVFVLVIQVVSGNFVFNVTHKFAGKEKQLSELKSHDSFRHARMLANIDLPLGGDSRADSIGLYFTKIKLGSPPKEYYVQVDTGSDILWVNCAPCPKCPVKTDLGIPLSLYDSKTSSTSKNVGCEDDFCSFIMQSETCGAKKPCSYHVVYGDGSTSDGDFIKDNITLEQVTGNLRTAPLAQEVVFGCGKNQSGQLGQTDSAVDGIMGFGQSNTSIISQLAAGGSTKRIFSHCLDNMNGGGIFAVGEVESPVVKTTPIVPNQVHYNVILKGMDVDGDPIDLPPSLASTNGDGGTIIDSGTTLAYLPQNLYNSLIEKITAKQQVKLHMVQETFACFSFTSNTDKAFPVVNLHFEDSLKLSVYPHDYLFSLREDMYCFGWQSGGMTTQDGADVILLGDLVLSNKLVVYDLENEVIGWADHNCSSSIKVKDGSGAAYQLGAENLISAASSVMNGTLVTLLSILIWVFHSFTS; from the exons ATGGTGACGACGATGGATCCGAGTAGAATTTCACGCATTGTTGCGGTGGTTTTCGTTTTGGTGATCCAAGTTGTTTCTGGGAATTTCGTGTTTAATGTGACGCATAAGTTCGCcggaaaagagaaacaattgTCTGAGCTCAAATCTCACGACAGCTTCCGTCACGCTCGTATGCTTGCGAATATCGATCTTCCTCTCGGTGGCGATAGTCGCGCCGACTCCATCGG TTTATACTTCACCAAAATCAAGCTTGGGTCACCACCAAAGGAATATTATGTTCAAGTTGATACAGGAAGTGATATACTTTGGGTTAATTGTGCACCATGTCCCAAGTGTCCTGTGAAAACTGATCTCGGT ATACCGTTATCATTATATGACTCTAAAACTTCTTCGACATCGAAGAATGTTGGCTGTGAAGATGATTTCTGTTCGTTCATTATGCAATCCGAGACTTGTGGGGCAAAGAAGCCATGTAGTTATCATGTAGTGTATGGAGATGGAAGTACAAGTGATGGAGATTTTATAAAGGATAACATTACTTTAGAACAAGTGACTGGAAATCTTCGAACCGCGCCACTTGCGCAGGAAGTTGTATTCGG GTGTGGAAAAAATCAGTCAGGGCAGCTTGGACAAACCGACTCAGCGGTTGACGGTATTATGGGCTTCGGACAATCAAATACCTCGATCATTTCGCAACTAGCTGCCGGGGGGAGTACAAAGAGAATATTTTCACATTGTTTGGATAATATGAATGGAGGTGGGATTTTTGCTGTTGGTGAAGTGGAATCACCAGTAGTGAAAACAACTCCTATAGTTCCTAATCA GGTACATTACAATGTCATTTTAAAGGGAATGGATGTGGATGGTGACCCTATTGACCTTCCACCAAGTCTAGCTAGTACTAACGGTGATGGAGGAACGATAATCGATAGTGGTACAACTTTAGCATACTTACCACAGAATTTGTATAACTCACTAATCGAAAAG ATTACTGCTAAACAACAGGTGAAACTACACATGGTACAGGAAACTTTTGCCTGTTTCAGTTTCACTTCAAA CACAGATAAAGCGTTTCCCGTGGTCAATCTTCATTTCGAAGACTCACTGAAACTGAGTGTGTATCCGCATGACTATCTTTTCTCACTTCGT GAAGACATGTATTGCTTTGGTTGGCAATCTGGTGGAATGACGACTCAGGACGGAGCTGATGTAATCCTTTTGGGAG ATTTGGTGCTTTCAAACAAGTTAGTAGTATACGATTTGGAGAATGAGGTCATTGGATGGGCTGACCACAACT GTTCGTCAAGCATCAAAGTCAAAGATGGATCAGGAGCGGCTTACCAACTCGGAGCAGAAAATCTCATATCGGCGGCTTCTTCGGTTATGAACGGAACACTTGTAACGTTATTGTCCATACTAATTTGGGTTTTCCATTCTTTTACTTCATAG